Sequence from the Pseudoalteromonas rubra genome:
GTAATAGATGGCGCCAATGCCATCGAAGGCTGTATTGTCGAAATGGGACTGATGAATGTAGTGTTACGTCATGTCGACGGCCATAAAGTGGTCTATCCCAACAATCTGTTCGTCACGCGTCCAGTCTGGGTGTTGACCGAAGCGCCGGCCAAACCGAAAAACATCACTGAGCGACGGGTGCTAGGTCCTAAAAAATAACCAAAACTGCGATTGTCATATAATAGTGACATAACGCATGATATACGAAGGTATCTCAAAGTGAACAAGGAAGGAACGATGAAGTCACACAAACGGTATGCCATTATGATTGCGGGCGTACTACTCTTATCAGGCTGTAAAAGTCTGGTTCAAAAAGGAGACAAGTTGTATGAGGCCGGCATGTATGATCAATCTGCCGAATTCTACGAACAAGCCCTCGCAGAGGATCCCCAGGATGTGGAGGCACGTCAGCGGCTCACCCTGGCACGCAATAAAATCATCGACCGTGGACTCATTGACGTGCGCATGTTACGTCTGTCTGGCAACCATACCGGCGCGGCACTCAAGCTAGAGGGCTTACTGCGTAACCAGGTAAGCTGGCATATAGAACCCGTCGGGCCCATGGCTGAAACCCAAAATGAAGAGCTGCAATATGCAACCAGCTGGCTCAGGCAAGAAGCTTTGTCACTGTCGCGCTCAGCCTTTCCGGATCCATTTCGATATTTTGAAATGCGTTATGCATTTTTAATTGCCAATGCCAGACTGGGCAACACCTTTGCGCAATATCAGGCGCAGTTGCAAGTCAATGCAGAGCGCCAGTGTGAAAAACTCAGCGCATCACAGAGCAAAGATCGCCTGTTCTTACAGCGCTTTTATCGCAAATATTGCCAGGCCTGGAATATCCCCAGCCAGCCTGCTAAACAAGTGACTGCCCGGGCCTTATATTCCGAGATCCGCATAGCACCAAAGCTCACCGTGCAGCTGCACGACACAAGCACACAAAAGCAACGCCTTCAGACTGTCTTATCTCAGCTAAATGACGCTTTTCGGGACAGCTTATGGTATCACCCTCAAGGTGAGGGGACCTTCACGCTCAACGTCCATGCCACGTTCAAACACAGCCGCACTACCAAGCTGGTGAACAGGCAAAAGCACTACACGCTGGAACAACCACAGCCTGATCCGAACGAGCCGGGCTCTTTTATTGACGTTGAGGTAGCGCAAACCTATCAGTATCCGGTCACTGAATTCACAGAACATTACAGTCTGGATATGATGTATCTTGGCCGCCTGGGTGGAAAACACATAGAGCATAAAGTGGACGATAGTCAGGTGCATCATACGCAAAGCCATTATGCAGACTTCCCCGATTTAGATTTGGAGCCACAACAAGCCCAATTTCTGGATGTCGGCACGCATTTAGAGAAACAGCTCACAGAGCTAAACGCTCAGTTTGTCGCAGATCTGGATCGCGTGTGGCTGCAAACCTATTGCGAAGACCAACTCGGTGCAGCCGATGGCGAATATGTACTGCGCTGCGCCAAGCTTGCACCGCAACATGATTACGTCAATAACTGGTTTAATCAGCACTTTGGACTAAGTTACCAGGCGATGTCGAGTCTCTACTCGCTTTAGCCTTTATCTGCAGGACTGGAATAAAGCTGCTGTGGCGCTGCCAGCGGTTCGCCGTTAACAAAAAATACCGAAGGTGAGTTTTTGCCACACAGCTTCCAGGCCAGCAACTTAGTGATCAACCGCAGCACCATCACCTTTTGTGAGCGTGTGCCTTTGAGCTCATCTGGTAAACGACCCAGCGCACCGCGACAATAGACACTCCCCGAAGTCGGACCCACTAAAATATCGAGCGGCTCGCGCACAAAGCTATGTATGATCCCGACCATGGGCCAAAAGGGGCTAAAACAATTGCCAACCGGAGTGTGACAACATTGAGTGTACCAGCGGTAAACGCCGCCCTTGGTCAGCTGCAAGCAGGCTAGCTGCTCACGCCCCGTTAAGATACTTACGTGCGCCGGTGGCACCTGATAAATATCCGTTCCGCCAAAGTCGTTGAGGGAGTCAGCCTGTTCCAGGTGATGCAGATACGCACGACAATCCTGACAATAGCAAGTCAGGCGATTCCCTTGCCAGTGTGGGTGTGCTGCAATGCGCCCGGTAACCTGACCACACTGACAACCCAGTTTGAACCCTTCAACCATCATGCCTGATCTCACTTTTCTATCCTCACCTAAATTTCCCTGTACATAGACAGCCTCTCCTATCGGGCATACATTGTAGAACAAACCGATTGGGAACACAGCACTTGGCGAGATCCCGACTTCATGCTAACTTCTCGCTCAGTTTAGACTAACAGGAAGCATTTTATGCCTAAAGCCAGTGAAATAAAAAAACACGCCGCGATTGATTATAATGGTCGCGTAATGATCGTCCGAGATATTGAGCGCTCTGTACCGCAAGGTCGTGCTGGCGGCAGTTTATACCGTATGCGTATGTACGATGTCGTCAATGGCGGAAAAGTCGATGAAACCTTTAAAGCCGAGGAAATGCTGCAACTGGCCGATTTAACACGTCGCCCGGCAATGCTTTCTTACATTGATGGTGATGAATACGTGTTCATGGATGAAGAGGACTATACCCCTTATCACATCCATAAAGACTCGATTGCTGAGCAAGTTCTGTTCATCAACGAAGAAACCAAAGGCCTGCTGATCGTTGTCGTAGAAGGCACGCCAGTATCATTGGATCTGCCTTCAAGCGTTGAGCTGGTGATCGAAGAAACCGCACCCTCTATCAAAGGCGCATCAGCCAGTGCCCGTACTAAGCCGGCCACATTAACCACAGGCTTAGTCGTACAGGTACCTGAGCACATTTCCAGCGGTGATAAAATTAAAATCAACACCGCAGAATCTAAGTTCATGAGCCGCGCAGACAGCTAAGTTAATGGTGCCCGCCGGACACAGGCGGGCATCCCTTTGATGTGTTTAAAGTTCAACCTATTTATGAGATACCATAGCCGTTTTGTGCAAAAATCGGTAATATAGCCCACAATAACTCACTAATCGGACACGTTTGTGGTCATACTCGGGTGCTTCAGCACCAAGTTGATAGATGGAATTAAACACGGATGAAGACAAGTAAGCTGAGTATCAGGCTATTATGGTATATCACCCCCTTGGTGATATTGCCGCTGCTACTGCTCGGCGGCTTTACACTGACCAATGTCACCAGCTCTACCCAAAAGCAGGCAAAACTTATTGTCAGTCGCTTCGTTGAACAACAACAGCAAAAAATGTTCAACTACATGGAAATCTATCAATCCACGACCAAACTGTTGTCTACCTCCCCGGTACTCAGTGATTTTTTAAGCCTGCCAGAAGACGAAGCTCAGGAAAAAACACAACGTCTGGGTGCACTCATGGATGTGTTTGCCAGTTACAGCGAAGCCTATCCGGATATCATTAGTATCAACCTGGTTAATGAACATGGCCAGAGTCATGCCTTTTATGCCAGCAACCTGAACCGGGCACCTCAGTCCTATCCCTTTTTTGCCCAGGTCCGACAGAGCAACTTACGTCAACAGCAGTTTATGCAAGCGTCACATAATGGCGGCACACAGCTGTATTTCGTGCAGCAGATTTATGGGGTGGATTTCAACCTAAACCGGCCTCAGCGTGAGGGCTACATTATTGTTCAGGTTGCCCCGTCAATCATCAGCAGTAGTATTCTGGAAGCCCCCTATGACAACACATTGAATCTGCTGGTGTCAGCTTCGGGCGAAGTGTTATTCAGCTCCGACAGTCATTTTAATCAGAGCTTTTTGAGCGCTGAGGAAATGGCACAGATCAATGGCCTGGCAGATAAAGGAAAGCTGGACTCTTTAGTGCTACCGTCCATTGATAACCTGCGGCGCATGACCTACAGCGCGCAGCTCAGTGGCGGTTATTATTATATCTCCACCATTCCTAAAACAATTTTATATCAGTCAGGTAAAGCGATCAGTCTGACAACGGCCCTGATTGTTATCCTGTCTGTCATTACACTCCCCATTCTGATCTTCATTGTGGTGAGAAACTTACTGCTGACCCCCATAGAACTGCTCGGGGAAGCCAGCCACCGTGTTGGGGATGGCGACTTATCGGTTGCGCTACCCGCCCATGATGATGACGAAGTTGGCATTTTGTTTGATGACTTTAATCATATGATCAAACAGATCCGCGATTTCCAGGGGGAGCTGGAAGACTACAAACTGCATCTGGAAGAAAAAGTCGAAAACCGCACCCGGGCGCTGGAAGAAATGAATCAACAACTGGAGCTAGCGATTGCCGAAGCCGAACAAGCCAGCCAGCTGAAAAGCCGTTTCCTGGCCAATATGAGCCACGAGATACGCACACCGTTAACCGCAATTATGGGCTTTACCGAGCAAATACTGCATTACCCCAATGCCACCAACTCAGCGCTGCACCTGGATACCATTTTGCGCAACTCCAGACACTTACTGGAATTAATTAATAACATTCTCGACTTGTCCAAGATTGAAGCTGAGAAGCTGGCGGTTGAACAAGACCCCATAGAATTACTCCACTTACTGAAAGACGTAGAGTCCATTATTGCTCCCATGGCTGAACAAAAGCAGCTGGATTTCACCGTTCAGTATGCCTTACCTTTGCCTCAGCAACTCTTCAGTGATGAAACCCGCCTCAAACAGATCCTGCTTAACATCGCGACAAATGCGGTTAAGTTTACTGAAACAGGCAGTATTCAGATCAGTGCCCGTTACCGCTCAGACACAGCCCGATTTGAATTTGAAGTCAAAGACAGTGGTATTGGTATGTCACAGGGCGAGATGTCTCGTGTGTTTAAACCCTTTGAACAAGCGGACTCCACCACTACTCGACGGTTCGGAGGCACAGGCCTGGGATTATGTATCTCGAAAAACCTGGCTCAACTGTTAGGTGGAGACGTCAGCGTAGAAAGTGCGCAGGGCGTCGGCAGTTGCTTTAACATTAGCGTTGCAGCCAACCATCCGACGCAAGATTTTGCCTGGATTGACGATGAAGACCAGCTGGCACACGACCATGTAGTAGCAGCCCAGCAATTGGATCAAACCCAGCTGGAGGCCGAAATTCTGCTCGCCGAAGATAACCCGGATAACCAGGAGCTGCTGACCTTACTCCTCGGAGCCTGGGGACTCAAACCGGATATTGCCAGTAATGGCGCACAAGCCGTAGAGATGGCACTGGTCAACGATTACGATTTAATCCTGATGGACATGCAAATGCCAGTCATGGGTGGTCTGGAAGCCACTGAAATGCTCCGTCATGCCGCTTATGATGGCCCTATCATTGCGCTGACAGCCAATGTTATGAAACATGACATTGATACCTACCTGGCTGCCGGGTGTGATGCAACACTTGCCAAACCCATTGACCGTGAAAAGCTCGGTGCAGTCCTGCTTAACTACTTACAGCTGGAAGAGGACAAAAACTCCCAGTGGAATTCACTTTTAAAAAGTGAAAAGTACTTACAGATCAGTCGCAACTACGTGGAAAAACTGCCCGACCAACTCATTCAGCTGGAACAGCTGTTTGGGGATCAGGAATGGGAATCACTCAGAGCCTTGGCGCACAGTCTCAAAGGCAGCGCGGGGTGTTTTGGCTTTACCAACATTCACAGTGCCGCCGGCGATTTGGAAACCTGCCTGCGAGAAGACAACCCAACAAAGTGGGAATATGCCATGCTGACGCTGACACAGGCTATCAGGTATACGTTGGAACAGGAACACGCCTGACTCTGACGAGTCAGTTTTGCAAGCAAATGTACTTAATGATCCATGAGTTCAGGGTCAAACAGCACTTTCCCCATCAACAACGCATCCTCTTTGCCATCCGCGCTAGGATAGTAGTTTTTACGCACACCCATCTCAGTAAAACCCGCCTTGTGATATAAGCCAATGGCAGCTTCATTGCCGACGCGCACTTCTAAAAAGATATTCTCGGCACGGTCTTGCTCACAGCGTGCCATGAAATGCGCCAACAACTGACTGGCGAGGCCCTGCCCCTGACAAGCAGGCGTGATACAGATGTCCATCAGCGTGAAGTCCGGACCCGCTCGCTCACCCACATAAAAGCCAACCAGCTGCTCATCCCGATACAGGGCCGCATTGAAGTAACGACCACTCAAACACGACTGCATGGTCTTGCTGGTCCAGGGGTGCGTATGGCAGGCCTGTTCAATATCCATAACCTGCTGCAATGGCAAAGCAGCAAGGTGATCAGGTCTGATAGAGGTGGTCATGATTGCCCACTCCAGATTTGCTGCCACAATGCCCGCTTTTGCGTCGCACTTAGCTGCGTATCCGGTATAACCAGGTGTGCCTGCTGTGCGTGGCACGTCCAGCTGATGGTATCGCCTGCAACGACAGTAAGTTCGCTGGCATTGGCTGCTGCACAGATATCCTGTTGCAACCGCACGCTGAGCGTCAGGCCAACATCGGCTTGCTCCACAGGCTGAGACACAGGCGCACCAGGCTGTGGGTTGGGATCAAAAGCAGATTTGAGTTTAAGTGGCATTACACCAAGTAACTGAGCCTGAGCTGCATGCATGCAAAAATACCGGAAAAATTAAATGCTGAGGATTCTAGAATATGCGTGCAACGACTGCAATCTGAATTGTGTTAAATAAGGGAATTACTAAGGAATAAATAAAGAAGTGGCAGGGGCGGCAGGACTCGAACCCGCAACCATCGGTTTTGGAGACCGCTGTTCTACCAATTGGAACTACGCCCCTGCAATGTCGACGCATTATAATGAGCTAATTGAAAAGGTAAAGAAAAAAAATCAACTTTCTGATTGTTTGCTGCTTTTATCAACAAAAAGGGCGAGTAGTGACCCTATTCACCCAGTTTTAGCTTAAAAACGACACACTTAGTGTGGCATCCAGCTTACATGCCGCGACCATCATAGAGAATGGCATCAGAGAAAACGCCATCTGAATGTCGTCTTTCCTCGTAATCTCGCAAGAGATCGCAATAGGCATCATCCAGGTTGCAGTTTGCTCTTAAAAGTCTCAGCTCTAAATTCGGATGCGTATCTCCCATGTCATGAAAGGCACAAGGGGCGTTCAATGCACTGCACGCAAAATTATCAATGATCCGTTTGCCCTGCAAATCAAACGAGAGAAATCCCAATGCTAACTGGATATCCATAGCGATCTGCCTGCGCTGCCAACTGCCTCCTTCACCCAAATGCGATTTGAGTAACTCTGAAGCAAAATTATCTGCATCTTGCTCTCGATGTTTCTGCACATTCTCGTCACGATTATAATAGTCAGTGTCAACAGACGCTGCGCGACCAGCATGCCCCCGGTCAAGATGGCCAAGTTCATGCAGGATAAAATAGCTCAATATTTCGCTACCTCTTCTTTGTGCTGTGCCAGCGGCCTGAGTATCCAGCCATTGCAAAAAAACCTGTGGCTGGATTACAACACAGGCACACCCACTCAGAACAAACATCATATCAGTAGGGCTATGAGCCAAGTTAGTATCATTAACCCAGAGTATCGCAACACCATCCGCTTGCAACTGCGTGTCAAACAGATACAAATTAAGCTGCTTTTGGGGGGGAATTAGCTGATTCAATTTATCAATAGACAGCTCGATCAGGCTTCTTTCTTCCCGGGTTAACTCAAGCCCATAATACTCAACAGGATCAAACGGCTTAGAGCAAGCAAGCGCCAACATCATAGTTAAACACAGTACAATCGTTTTCCCCATCACCGCTGCGCCTCAAGACGAAGTTTATCCAATAAGTTACTCTGCTCAATGGGATCATTCGATTCCAATATTGCTTTACGTGTGGATATTAAGAGCGTTAAAAGCCTGTCCGCCTTTTGATATGAAGCGGTTTTTTGCTCCTGTATAGGACTATTAAGTACAACACAGACCGCATTGATTGCCGCGACCCAGCCTATCAATTTAACGTACCGTTGAGGTCTGTTACCGGTTCCTACACCCAACGGAGCATCTGATACATGAGGACTTTGATCATCCGACACATTAAGCGCCTGACTGTCTGTTGCATTGGGATTCTGATTGTCCGATAAACTCTGAGCCTGACCCGAAAGACCTGCCAGAAAAGCAATAATAGCCGAACATAAGATAGTAACCCAGGCCAGCAATTTATCTGCTGTACTATAGCGATTCCCCCAGGCGTTGCTTTGCAGCATATGCTCACGGATCTGGTCAAACACCTGATCCAACTCCGCTTTTGACACAGCAACCGTACTCATAGCAGCTGAATCTATTCCCAGCACACCTGGCATACTGCGCACCAGTTCACCATGATAGAGAGTTAAAGCGATTGATATCACCAACCAGACACCTAATAGTCCGGCTACTACTTTTAGATACTGCATTTCATAGACCTCCCAGTACATTGAACAATCAGCTCACTCTGTATCTTTGCACATATTAGAGCACAACAACGTCTTACCAGTTTCGTTGTTCCGACGTTAACCTGTCAGGTTAGTGAATCATTCACGTCATCTAGATGGGTAACAACACATTCAGCGACCTGCCTTAGTGCCGCTGGCTGATTGCTACAGAGAGGTTTTTTAGAGGTAAAAAAACCCACTTTTTACAGTGGGTTCTTTTTATTCATAGATGATATGTCTACCGATCTGGCGGGAATTATTCCCACTCAATCGTCGCAGGTGGTTTACCTGAGATGTCATATACTACGCGAGAAATGCCGTCGATTTCGTTGATGATACGGTTTGACACCTGACCCAGGAACTCATATGGCAGGTGTGACCAACGCGCCGTCATAAAGTCGATGGTTTCTACACAACGCAGAGAGACAACCCAGTCGTACTTACGCGCATCACCCATAACGCCTACTGAACGCACCGGTAGGAACACAGTGAAAGCCTGTGACACTTTGTGATACAGGTCGGCTTTATGCAACTCTTCGATGAAGATAGCATCGGCACGACGCAGCAGGTCGCAGTATTCTTTCTTGATCTCGCCCAGCACACGTACACCCAGACCTGGACCCGGGAACGGGTGGCGATATAGCATGTCATACGGCAAGCCCAGCTCCAGACCAATCTTACGTACTTCATCTTTAAACAGCTCACGCAGCGGCTCCACCAGACCCAGCTCCATGTCTTCCGGCAAACCACCTACATTGTGGTGAGACTTAATCACATGTGCTTTACCTGTGGCTGATGCCGCA
This genomic interval carries:
- a CDS encoding tetratricopeptide repeat protein; translation: MKSHKRYAIMIAGVLLLSGCKSLVQKGDKLYEAGMYDQSAEFYEQALAEDPQDVEARQRLTLARNKIIDRGLIDVRMLRLSGNHTGAALKLEGLLRNQVSWHIEPVGPMAETQNEELQYATSWLRQEALSLSRSAFPDPFRYFEMRYAFLIANARLGNTFAQYQAQLQVNAERQCEKLSASQSKDRLFLQRFYRKYCQAWNIPSQPAKQVTARALYSEIRIAPKLTVQLHDTSTQKQRLQTVLSQLNDAFRDSLWYHPQGEGTFTLNVHATFKHSRTTKLVNRQKHYTLEQPQPDPNEPGSFIDVEVAQTYQYPVTEFTEHYSLDMMYLGRLGGKHIEHKVDDSQVHHTQSHYADFPDLDLEPQQAQFLDVGTHLEKQLTELNAQFVADLDRVWLQTYCEDQLGAADGEYVLRCAKLAPQHDYVNNWFNQHFGLSYQAMSSLYSL
- a CDS encoding DUF6151 family protein; the protein is MRSGMMVEGFKLGCQCGQVTGRIAAHPHWQGNRLTCYCQDCRAYLHHLEQADSLNDFGGTDIYQVPPAHVSILTGREQLACLQLTKGGVYRWYTQCCHTPVGNCFSPFWPMVGIIHSFVREPLDILVGPTSGSVYCRGALGRLPDELKGTRSQKVMVLRLITKLLAWKLCGKNSPSVFFVNGEPLAAPQQLYSSPADKG
- the yeiP gene encoding elongation factor P-like protein YeiP, translated to MPKASEIKKHAAIDYNGRVMIVRDIERSVPQGRAGGSLYRMRMYDVVNGGKVDETFKAEEMLQLADLTRRPAMLSYIDGDEYVFMDEEDYTPYHIHKDSIAEQVLFINEETKGLLIVVVEGTPVSLDLPSSVELVIEETAPSIKGASASARTKPATLTTGLVVQVPEHISSGDKIKINTAESKFMSRADS
- a CDS encoding ATP-binding protein, with translation MKTSKLSIRLLWYITPLVILPLLLLGGFTLTNVTSSTQKQAKLIVSRFVEQQQQKMFNYMEIYQSTTKLLSTSPVLSDFLSLPEDEAQEKTQRLGALMDVFASYSEAYPDIISINLVNEHGQSHAFYASNLNRAPQSYPFFAQVRQSNLRQQQFMQASHNGGTQLYFVQQIYGVDFNLNRPQREGYIIVQVAPSIISSSILEAPYDNTLNLLVSASGEVLFSSDSHFNQSFLSAEEMAQINGLADKGKLDSLVLPSIDNLRRMTYSAQLSGGYYYISTIPKTILYQSGKAISLTTALIVILSVITLPILIFIVVRNLLLTPIELLGEASHRVGDGDLSVALPAHDDDEVGILFDDFNHMIKQIRDFQGELEDYKLHLEEKVENRTRALEEMNQQLELAIAEAEQASQLKSRFLANMSHEIRTPLTAIMGFTEQILHYPNATNSALHLDTILRNSRHLLELINNILDLSKIEAEKLAVEQDPIELLHLLKDVESIIAPMAEQKQLDFTVQYALPLPQQLFSDETRLKQILLNIATNAVKFTETGSIQISARYRSDTARFEFEVKDSGIGMSQGEMSRVFKPFEQADSTTTRRFGGTGLGLCISKNLAQLLGGDVSVESAQGVGSCFNISVAANHPTQDFAWIDDEDQLAHDHVVAAQQLDQTQLEAEILLAEDNPDNQELLTLLLGAWGLKPDIASNGAQAVEMALVNDYDLILMDMQMPVMGGLEATEMLRHAAYDGPIIALTANVMKHDIDTYLAAGCDATLAKPIDREKLGAVLLNYLQLEEDKNSQWNSLLKSEKYLQISRNYVEKLPDQLIQLEQLFGDQEWESLRALAHSLKGSAGCFGFTNIHSAAGDLETCLREDNPTKWEYAMLTLTQAIRYTLEQEHA
- the rimI gene encoding ribosomal protein S18-alanine N-acetyltransferase; translated protein: MTTSIRPDHLAALPLQQVMDIEQACHTHPWTSKTMQSCLSGRYFNAALYRDEQLVGFYVGERAGPDFTLMDICITPACQGQGLASQLLAHFMARCEQDRAENIFLEVRVGNEAAIGLYHKAGFTEMGVRKNYYPSADGKEDALLMGKVLFDPELMDH